A genomic window from Chlorobium phaeobacteroides DSM 266 includes:
- a CDS encoding phosphatidylserine decarboxylase, whose protein sequence is MPTSYGYTTLLKTTLVCCLLTALVSIFLPALLPLTATGSAAVIIFTLYFFRDPERRIPLDQQVIVAPADGKILLIQPLDHAFTGNDSTLVSIFMSPFNVHVNRIPLDGTIVHLRYVPGKFLMAFDNRSMESNEKMEIGIDNGSLRVLFIQVAGFLARRIVCPLHRNESVLSGKRFGMIKFGSRVDMILPAAVKIMVQSGQKTCAGETIIGRY, encoded by the coding sequence ATGCCAACTTCATACGGTTACACGACACTCCTGAAAACCACCCTGGTATGCTGTTTGCTGACTGCGCTGGTGTCGATTTTTCTTCCTGCATTGCTGCCATTAACAGCCACAGGTTCTGCCGCCGTTATCATCTTCACGCTTTACTTTTTTCGTGATCCTGAACGCCGGATACCCCTTGATCAGCAGGTCATTGTAGCTCCGGCTGACGGAAAAATCCTCCTGATACAGCCTCTTGACCACGCATTCACCGGTAATGACTCAACGCTGGTCAGTATTTTCATGTCGCCCTTCAATGTTCACGTCAATCGAATTCCTCTGGACGGAACCATTGTACACCTGCGCTATGTTCCGGGAAAATTCCTCATGGCATTCGATAACAGGAGTATGGAGAGTAATGAAAAAATGGAGATCGGCATCGACAATGGAAGCCTCAGGGTTCTTTTCATCCAGGTAGCCGGATTTCTGGCACGAAGAATTGTCTGCCCTTTACACAGAAACGAGAGTGTGCTATCGGGAAAACGGTTCGGAATGATCAAATTCGGCTCGCGTGTCGACATGATCCTGCCGGCTGCGGTCAAGATTATGGTTCAATCCGGCCAGAAAACCTGCGCAGGAGAAACCATAATTGGCCGCTATTAG